The window ACAGAGAACTCATCCTGCAGGTGGTCGTGTCCCTTCAGCAGTTGCCACATTTGGGTCTTCAGCTGAAAAGGAGAAATCCagagaaaatgaacatttcattCCACACCGTCACATTCTCCTGAGAAGGATTTCCCGGGGCAGGCAGAACATGAAGGCTTATTACAACTCCAGTGTGGAAATTTATGCCACGTTGGTATTAGCTCAAGAATATTTTGAGTTCAATCCATATGCCGATATCAAATCACCAAAGAAATATCCCTACAGCATGCTGCATGTGGGAACTGAGAAGTAGGATATCTCACTGCTTCTCAGGGGTTTAGAGAAAGGTGATGCCTCCTTACCTCTGCAATCTCCTGGGGGAGGCAGTCCACGGAACTCTGCAGAACTTTGATGATCTTTTGATGGTGGGCAGGATTTTCAGCAAAGCAGATCTCCAGCTGCCTGAGGAACTTCCTGCTCTTCTCAAACGCTTGCTGCTCTTCAAACTGACCGAAAGAAAAAAGATTCACCCCTcatggataaaaaaaaaagccctcagaTGGAATTTAACAGGTGAAACTTCTGCCTCATTGATGGGAGAAGTGGAAGGCTGACTTCTGAGACAAGGAAAGCATTCCACTTGCTGTATCTGCCCATGTCTGTCTGTGGTCAGGTTCTGGGACTCCAGAGGGAAAGGCAGATGGATTCTCCACAGTCACACCCAGGATAAGCCTCATAACAGACACTAGACTTTTCAATTCCAACTAATTAAGCAGAAGGTATGCAAACGATTTACCACCTGTCTTTCCTTGCCCTAGGGAAAATTCCTCATTCTTTCATTCCCATAAGCATTCACGCTGTCTGCTTCTTTCACTCTACCTACCAGCCCACACTCCAAAGCTTGTTCTGGCaaaagaaaggcagcaaagtCTGTGAGCAACTGTGGCCAGTCATGCAACAGTTTCTGCAAAGTGAAATACAGATCCACAGCTGTTTGCTTGTCCATGCTGATCTCAAACTCGTAGATAACACGGAGGAAGTCTTCATACTTTCCAGGaatgtgctgcagtgcttcacGCACCTGCAAAGAACAACAAACCTTTACAGGACTGCGTGACATCCAGGATGGAAGGAGTAAACATAAGAATCTCTGATCTCTGGCTACTCAGCATTCTCACTGTACTCCCAGTTTTTCTGGGCCAACAAAAATCTCTTCAAAGATAAAAGCAGACTGCTCACAAGGGAGAAGGGAACCAAACCCAAGAACATGTAATGCTGTATTTAAAACAGGCCCAGTGTTGTGGGTTGACCCCAGACAACAGCTGAGCATCCCCACAGCAACTCTCTCCCCACTTCCcctgagcagggcaggggaaagaacaggaagagcagaaagaagaaaactcatGGGCCAAGACAAAGGATTTAGTAAAATAAAGGAGTACCACATGGAGTGCTATGAAGAATGGCAACTCCATCCAGGCCAGAAGCAGTACCCATAGTTAGAAAtgacagctgtgctgcccagagccgaACTGTGAGGATTCAAAGAGTCTGATGTAACCCCAAACAGGGGCAACTGCTCTGCCTTACCCTCGTCAGATAGGCTTGTGCAAATGCCAGGTCCTTCTGCTCCCTCAGGGGGTCCCTCTCCAGGATGTTTTCATCATATAAGAGGAGAAGCTTTGACGTGTCTTTGCTTGCACGCGCCCGGCCCCTTTTATTTCTGGCTCTGTGAGAGCTCCTGCTTTTCCCAGGGGCTTTCATGttctctcctgtgaagaaacaCAAAGTCATACACCCATTTTTCATACGTTCTCTTGGCTGGCTGGCAGACAACCATTCCTCTATACTAACACAGCAATATAGAAGCAGCTTTTTCAGAGTTGAGGTTTTCATAGTGAGCACTGAACTGCTCACACCCTCCTCTAAGCATATGAGCAATGTACTTTTCATTGGTGTAATGCTATGATGGAATGGAAAGCACTGCAGTAGTAgagggtggcaaagtctttggctacagcaaaagagaacaagcccaaatgcagcagacatgaagaaaaagagctgcttacctttgcaAAGCCTCCAGTAGGCAAGAGATGCtcttacctccactgccaactcttaaatgaggtctgggaaggggtggctCCTGGCTgtaccccttccagtcactcaggtgcattgcttgcacctgagctcccctgggttggccctgccttcccaccaggtgctcaatcactgcttcaggctgtgatttagcatttccactacaattAGTCAGGCTGGCTAATGATATAAATTGGCTGTTTATAGCAATCAATGAGAAAAATCTctagaaacagcaaaaaacccATCTCTGACCTTAGCTGCCTCACAGCTGTCCTTTATTGCTCCCCAGCAAGACCTGGTAACATGAAATTGAACTCAAAGATGTGACACAGAGTGTCCCCATTTGTCACCTTTAATGCAGGCAGCAGTTATATTTCCCCATGCCCTGTGTCAAAAGAAACTGACAGAGCTTACCTGGTGGCATTCTGTGGGCTTCCACCTGCGGAGCCATGTTGGTCAGTGTGAAGGCTGATTTAGGTTCCTCTGACACATCCCCACACACTTCATCATCTTTCTGtgagctctccatcccctccccttcctcctcctcctcttcctctggcTCAGAGTTTTCTTCCTGGGAATTCTCTTCTTCAGAATCTCCTTCCTGGCTTAAACGTCTCTCTGTTGCAAGCCAAGTCAACTTTTCCATCGTCTcctaagaaagaaacaacagaaccccaaatcattttcttttagtgTCTGTTTGTCATTCAGCAACCAGCTCACTCAACTCAACAAGAACCAGAACCACACATCTTCATGCAGTTCTGCACAAACTTCATTTCAGATTCTGACGCTTTATAAAAGCCTCAAGTTTGGGAGGACCATGCCAAACAATTCTTAGTGATCTTACTTCTGGAACTTTGTCCCAGAAACAGCTTTCCAACTAAAGCATTTTGGTCTAACAGCCTCACTCGAGGAAGTACTTACAACTCAGCAAAGTTTAAATCTGGGATTTTGAAAAGTATTCCTTTAGTTCAGACTCAAAATCTCCTCAGCAAAACGCAGTGCTGCATTTCTCCAAAGCCAGCACAAGTACTACAATACTATGTGGTTAACATTCCATCCTCTGATTGGGTGCAAACTGTGATTTTCCCTTACTTCACTGAGATGTTTTGGAACACtgacattttttaaagcttagTTTGCTCTTACCTGAAGTTCAGGCACTGAAAGGATGGATTCTTCTGAGGCTGATGACAtttcctcatcctcatcttGTGTAAAATCATCAAAGTcatcatcctcttcctcctcttgcccttccctttctcctccagctTCAGGGCCAGCGGGTGTCCCAACAGACTGCCCATCCATGCTGGATGAATCCTCTGGTCTTCCTAAAGGGCTGCTAAATTCTGCTTCAACATCTACTGAGGATGAATGATTCTTTGGAGACTCACTGCATGCCTGTGCTCCACCAACAGCACCCGCCTCCCTCTGCGGTTCATCACGGGGAGACGACTGCAAAGCCcgcctttcttcttctcctcccttctcttcaCACAAAGCATgctcctttttaatttctttcagctCATTAGCACATGAGCATGCAGCCTCCATGTTCAGCTCCTGGCCAAGCCCCAGCATGAACTCCTCCTTGACCTCAACACACAGCAGATTCCTCTTCTGTACAGGATTTACTTCCTTGACAGCATCATTTGAATCTTCAGCTTCacttttcactgttttatcTGAATCTTCTAAATGAGGCAAAAGGTCCACAGACAATGGCTCTGAAacattctcttctgcttttaccATGGTCCAGCTACAGCAGTCACTCTTGTTTACCTTCTCCTGACTGGTGTTATTTGAAGCAGTGGGGTTTGCACTGCATTCCTTCTTGGGGGAGGCAGCTGAGCATGGAACACACAGCTCCTGGGGTTCAGCCTTGGGCTCCACCACGGGACAGGAATTCTTGTTGTTTCCAGCAGGGCACGAAGGAAGCAgattcagctgctcttcactTTCAGCAACAGACGGTGCAGAAAGACCAACAGGGTTTGGAGAGACAATCAACGAAGGAATTGAAGATGTCACCAGAGGTTGATTTAATGGACATGGGAAAGTGGACGGATTTACCAGTAAGGTTGTAACTGGGATAGCTTGAGTGCCTCTACCAACAGCTGTATTTATGGACTGGATCATATTGCAACCGTTGCCAATGTTAACCACTTTCACAGTGGTAGCAGGCACAGTAAGGATGACAGGAGATGGCTGAATCAAAGGTGGAGCCTTTATCAGTGGGGCAGCTTTtgtccctttcttcttttggtATACCTTACGAACACAAGGTTTGCGTATTTTTGTTCCAGCCAAATCTGGTAACATCAATTTGGGCTGAAAAGTTACTGGACTTGAGGACACTAGAGCTGGTGGCACAGCACCTGAGAAACCTTGCCTGGAGTCCGGATGCGAAGCAGAGAGCACATTCTGGAATTCCAAGCCATCCCCACTTCCTACCACCGCTGGGACATTCAAAGGCTGCACTCCTGGAACTGCCTGCACAACCGTAGCTGGTTGGATTAACTGAGGAATCTGAACCATCACTTTGCCAGGAGGAGCTTCTGACTGGGATAACTTCACAGTTTTCTGAATGTTAACTGTGTTGGAACTGGGCTGCAGGCAAGGACTTGGTCGAATGAGGACAGGCTTCAGGGCTGAAGACTTCTGTCTTCTCCATGCTCTCCTAGAGAATCGATTGGCAAGAGGCTTCAAGGTCAGAACTAGGCCCTTTGGCATGAGTAGAGGGTATTTTTCACCACATTCCGTGTCTgaagtttccttttctgtgcCCAAGAAGTCTGATTCCTCATCAGTTGAGCCTGGCACCTCCCTGGCATCTTCTGCTAATTGCTTCAATTCCCCCTGAATGGAAGGCAAGCttgcctaaaaaaaaacaagaggttTTCAGTCCAGTCCAAAGGCTTCCTACCCTCAAACAatactgcagaagaaacagcagaaattgTACCTTTAGCCAAAATGGCAGGCGATGCTCTTCCCTCTCCACAGGTGGCTTCCACTCATTAGGTTGGATTTCATCACAGCACTTGAACAGAACAGGCaactgctttgtctttttgtaGTGCTatgcagagaaatgcaaagcaacGGTGGTCAGAACACCTGTCTGATAACTGGTGGCAAGCAGGCTAAGAACTGTGCTGAGTAAAAGCATTCATTTGAATTAAGTAATTAAAACGACTACAAAAAGGTACGTAAACATAACAGTTATAATAAAAGCTGAACAAAGTCACATTTGCTCTTAGGAAACTGTCAGCACATGCACAAAAGGGTCCTCAGAGCAAATAGCACACCTCTTATTGCATGCCAAATAGGAACTAAATCTGCAAGACACCAATCCATAACACATCACTTACTCTGATGATATTATCTGGGGCTCGATTCATATTGAGATTCTTGATTCGCACTGTCAGCTGGTGGGCAGTTTTTGTTGGCAAGAGATACTTGCTGATCAAAGGCTTTGGAAACTCTGTCCCTTCAAAATGTTTCAGACCCAAAGCTAATAAactgaagaaggaaggagaggggaagaaaaaaatagtcttttaaCAGTATTCTGGAATGCTATTTGGACGTGCTGTTCCACACAGACAGGTATCCTTACAGTTTGCATTCTAGAAACTCTCCACACAAAGAAAGCTCACACGCGTGTGTGCTACTCAGTAATTCTAAGCACTTACTTGTCCTCTGCCTTGGTGAAGATAATCTTGTCCCGAGGAGGGTTTGCTTTCAAGGAACATATTGGCAGGAGCTCTGGATACATAAAGACTCTCCTTGTTGCCAAAATCCATGCCACTTGCTTTGGTAAACATGGAAAATCACTGGCTGTGAACAGATAAGGACAGATGCATGAATGGCAAATACTGCTATTCACTACTGACTTCTTGAAAAGAgtgtttcttttattcctttctgtgGACCTTTCtactttcagtaaaaaaaagtttacttcCCCCCAGTTCTCAGAATGTGCACGTTACCTAGCTTCTGCTTTGAAAGGGAATTCCTTATGTGTGTTAAGCAACACATCTGGAACAATTATTTCCAGTTTCACAGCTTTCCTgatggagctctgcagctcatAAATATCATCTATAGAACAATGAATAGCAGGATTATGAAGCTGAACAGAAGTCAACAGCTCTCATCACACGCTTTGCTGGGTTACAAGTTTATAAAGTGAAACAGTTGTCAAGGAAATTAAGACTTTGCCTaaggatataaaagaaaacCCCATTTGAAATTGTCTGGAATTCACCTCATTTCAGCAGTGTGTAATTCCCACTCTAAACACCTTCCCATCACCTTTCTCCTCACATACATACCGCTCTTCTTTACAGCTTTGCGAGGGCTGCAGTCAACCTGCACTTGGGCATGGAAATCCTCAACCAGCTGCAAGGCTCCCTTCAAGTTGCAGGGCTGGAACATTGTCTGAAACTTTGGATAGAACGACTGACGAAGGAGCGTGGAGCTCCGAGCAAAGTTCCCCAGCTCGCTCTGCAAAGCCACACAGatcaagaaaagattttaaaacgTCTCCAAAGACGTTTTTCAGAGCATGTATGGCAATGCAATCATGCAACCAGTAAAAGATGGTGAAGTGGCAGGCATAGAAAATGCATTGCTATGGattttctgtcctgtttttcagctctacaattctcagctgctttttaaTACTTAGCTTTGCCTGACCACGTGAAATCCCCAACATTCTGGAATCTTTCAAGGTCACTAAAAGTTCACTAATTACAGAAGTTGTATTTGttgagctttgttttctgcGTTTCCAAGGAAACAGCACAAAACTACACCAACCAGCCAACCCAAAGCACTGTTCTCAGCACAATGGGAATTATTCCTTCAAGTACTGAGCCCACTAATCAGCTAACAACATTCACTCCTCTACTGAGAGATAATCTCACTCAGTTTAATGGGATCAATTAAACAAATCAAGCTCTCTAAACATCTCCAGTGACCATCAATCGTTAACAGTGGTGCAGCTCTGTATTTAGGCACATCCTTACCAAAAACATCTTCGTGGTACTTGCTTCTGAACTTAAAGCAGGGTTGGAACTTGCAAGAAGATGGATTTGAGTCAGAAGCTGAACATGCTTGTAGAATAAAATCAGACAAATGGGGATTGTCAGTGTATCAGTAACCCAAGAAACCCAAAAGCATAATATAAAGGAGCAAAAGGTATTTCCTGAGAAccacaaacaaataataaaaaaggcagACCTcaaaaaaagtctttcaaatAATAGAAAACTGAGGAGAAAATCTGAATATCTACTTAAAATCCAACTTCAAATGCAGCTTTTTCAATTAATTTCTAAAGTGAAACGCATTAAACTGTTTGCTGTACCACTggcttccctcctccccctctgcaCCCAAGGCAGCACACAGTGAATATTCATTAGGTCAAATCTGGTAATATTTTATTACctgctgcatttgctgctgcagcctttTCCTTTGTGCACAGTCCAGAACAAGGCTCTGGAGAGGCTTCTCATTCTGaggctttgctttctctgcctcttgTGGTGGCTTGATAGATGACTTCTTCATTCTCAACTGCTCAAGTTGCTCCTTCACAGTGCGGTGCTGTTCATTCAGTAAATTGGCCAAAGGCTCTTCAAACCTGTTTGACACCAGGCAGACCAAAATATAAGCACACAACTAATAACCACCTGTATTCAATTAGAATGTTTTACTCTGTAGCTGGTTTAAGAATTGCTGAGCTCTCCTCTGGTACCGCTCATCCAGAGAAGAGTATTGAGAAACTCCAGCCTTCGTTTTAGCTCCTTTCCCAAACAGATACAGCTTCATCTGCAGCTGATCCGCCCCATAAATAAGGAGACAACACCCTTATTGCAGTTCACCTTTAGTCAGtttctgtaatttcttaaaCAAACTGGTATTGCccagaaataaatactttggAGCCTTTTCTCTCTGAGCTATGAGTGTAACTCATGCCAAAAATCATCAGAAGCTTATTTGCACACTTTAGTCTTTTCAGACCTAAGCCTCAGCAGTTTTATGCATTCTTTTCCTTAGGAAATGCTGCTATTATGTTCAAGTTAcctgtttaaaatataaaacaccACACTTGGTCAAACCAGTTCaatatcacaggaaaaaaaaggattatatACACTTCAAAGTAATGGCCTTTGCTGAAAAGGCATCACCTCCCTGGCAGATGGCACAGTACAGCTGCAGGTGATCATGGGCTTTTTGCCACAGCAATTATTAATAATTAGGTCCATGACAACAATCAGacagtctcacctcagtgcctgGGGTGTATTAAAATTTGGCCGTGACTCTGTAACGTTATCTTCATCTTCTGGGCCTTCATCTTCCATGTTTGAGAAGCCCATCTCATCCTGAAACTGCCAACAAACACACAGTAAGagtcaggaaaagaaagcttAAGAATAACATTTACTAGGATTTGTAGTTAACAAAGCCCATGATGTTCCTCTGAGCATACACATTCATCTCTGCAGAGGTTTATGGAGCTATGCAAGTTCCTTCCCTGGGTCACAAATTACACTTTTGTGACAGATTTCTGCACATATTCAGCATGGAACGTCTTACAGAGAACCCTCTTAGGACTGTAGAGTTTTCATGCCAGATTTGAGAAAGATCTGTTCTTCAGTGGTACCACTTACCGTCTCAAACAGCTCCTCCATCAGTTCATTCACTTCCTTTTCTGCAAGCAAAATCAAAAAGAAGTTTGAAGATTCCTCCTGCAAGACACCTGGCAATCCTGTCACAATGTCAAGCCACTGAATCTCTCCTGCAAAGCACAACCACCCTCCTCTGGGAAACAAAGAGGCCCAAGAAGGAAAGGCCTCTGATACACGCAGAATGGCCgaggttggaagtgacctctggaggccatctgctccaacccctgcctcAAGCAGAGTCACCTAGAGCTGTTTGCTCAACACAACACCCAGGTGGCTTCTGagcatctccaaggacagagactGCACAGCCTCCCTGGTCAACCAGTGGCTGAGCTCAGTCACTGATTAGCAAGTTGTAtctgacagcacagcagctctggctaGATAGCTTCATGTATTCAGAGAAAGCCAGTTCTGCATAGAAAAGCTTGTCAAATCAGTATGCAGGATGATGTTCTtctattactttttatttattagcctTTAAAACAGCACACTTTTCAAGACAAATTACAAATCCTAACAGTAAAGGCAGCAGGATTCCCGAAGGACTTACTGGTAATTCTCACAGCACGATCATTTCTGAAGTCCTCTGTGTCTGGCTCATCCAGATCTTCCAGGAAATTGTACTCAGggtcatcatcatcatctaaTTCATCTAATAGGAAGTatgttttgaaatgttattACTCTGTCCCAGGACCAAATCAGTGTGTACAACATGTGTGTTACAAAACAAGGCAATGGCTGCAGCCAAGATCATGAACAACAGGGGGAAAAAGCAgtcaagaagaggaagaaaaagaaaaaacctcagGCTCCATCAGTTCCAACAAGCACCAACACACCTTCATTCTCCACATCATCATTCATGAGCCCTCCAAGCCACCTTTTCCATTCTTCATCATCTGCAGTGTTGGGATCATACATATCAGGTGTGATATCCGGGGCTCGGAGCTCAGCCTCCAGCTGACCAAGAGGAACATCCTTCAGGGGTCGCTTCGATCGGGTCCTGAAGGCAATgaggctgtcttccagaggcTGAAGAGTCGGGAAAAGCGTGAAGAAATTACAGTTTCTCTGACGCGAAGATTTTCACCACAGTAAGAAGAATCCAATACCAAAAGTATCAGATTCTTGCCACAAAGAATCATTTACTTTGGCAGCCCAAGAAAGCCAAGCTTTTATTACTCTTGCTATTCAGTTGCTAGTCTTTATCAATACACTGTTGCAATGCTTCTCCATACACATTTTACTCTGCTCTCCCTTTCCACAGCTTGTAATTAACCtgaagctgcagcacagcactgtttcTTCATCACTCCTCACCCCTGCACAgtacagcagtatttttctcaATATTAATATGAAATAGCACTTCTCTTTACACCCAAGCTTCCCCATGTATTCATAGCATTCTTGCCTGCCAGAGAACTACatttaacagtaaaaaaaatgaaaatgagaagctTATGTGCACGAACAGCAAGCATTATGATACAAGAAATGAGAAGTGTGTCTCACGAATAGTGCTTTACTAACAGCTACCACCACTttcacacagtgcttctgtccTACACACCAAACATATTCATctcatttaaaattacaaaCTGGGAACAGAATGCAGTAAAAATAGCAGAGAACAGAgagcctcctcttttttttttttttagcaaatcttcattcaaaaggaaaaaatactccCATGGCATCCCAAAATACAGTACCTGGTAGGAGTCCATGCATACCGGGCTGGAAGCCAATTCTTCATCCACTGCATGCAGCTTCTCCATGAATGTGCtgtctttgctttgctttggtttagGAGGAGGTGGAGGTCCCATGGGAACTACTTCAGCGCTAATGTGTCTAACAACAGGCGTAGGAACCTTCTCCACCTAATTAAAAAGGCCTCTGCGTTAAAAGGATTCATTTAGAACAGATTTCCGAGGGCAAAATaagttgttggctttttttattCCCCTGTTTGAGCAGGGTTTAGCACAACAGAAACACGTGAGATGCTTCAGTTCTCACAGCTGTTACTGATGCAGGTCTGGTGATACCCAGTTCCTTCCAGTTCCTACCACGCTGTATATATTCCTCCCCGAGTCAAGGACAGAAAGCATTACTCCCTGCACTCCTCCCAGAAAGAATCAGAGGAATAATGATTATCTGAAGAAGAGCAGACTACTTCCATTGCCAGGGCCTTTTTTAAGCACCACTATCTATTTTAGACGAAGCTTTTTCTGCCAAGGTTGCATTTATCTGCTTATGCAGGAACCATCGCAGTGGGACCCCAAATCTACACAGCACTTGTAACACCACCACAGCTTAAAGCATTAGTACCTAATTTTGCTTCTCCATTAATAATTCAGGAATAATAACTGAAGGCTCTTTCTAAAAAAGGCATCGACTCTCTTGTAAGCTCACCTCACAGAGTGCTCCTCCCTCTTCATCAGATGATCGCCGTGTCCGGGATCGCTTTGCTCCCCGAGGAGAGGAAGCAGTGCTCTCCACATCACTTTCCAGTAAGCTCTATCGTGCAAGAGATACAGAATGCAATCAAACTATCATGCCACAATCAAACCTCACTTCAACCAATATTCTCAtagatacttttttttatctaaGGGACTAATACAAAATTCAAGAGATCACTAGAAGTTCTTGGTAACTTACAAGCATTCACTTGGTAAAACAGAACATTCTGCAGCCTCAAAGATGCAGGCAATGCCACGCTGAACAGATCTTTGCACAAGTTACACTCACCTCTTCTGCAGtctcatcttcatcttcatcatcagGCTGGTATTCTTCATCAGACGAATCATCCTCCTCAAGAGGAATGTCCACAAACTGAGGTGGCTGCAATACAACAGAGGGAACATGACAGTTTTTAACAGGCAAGGTAAAGCACTGCACTCCAATGGTGCCCTAGCAGATGAGTCTTTCTAACAACATCCTAGAGGCCAGCCAAAAGATTCCCTGCTAAGCAGAGTGCCTCAGCAGAGCCTGGAGCTTTCCAGAAGTAGTTCACTTACCTTTACCTCATTTGCCTTCTTAATTGGAGAAATATTCCACGTTGGAATCACCTGAAGAGAGTAAAAACACACCTTACTCAACCAATTACATCAGGTAATGTAACTGAGCTGAAGTCTTGTTCAAAGCTTGCTGTTATTTAGCTACACTGGAGAACAAATGTTTTACAAACCACCCCAGGATCTCTGCCAGCAATAACTTATATTTACATaacttattttattatatatatatctatatgaCATATAACAGCTACTATCAATTCACTGCACTTTCTAACTCTGACCTGACTCTTCTCATCTAAAATGGATTGGTTTTACACAGTTGTATCAAAAACACACGCACAGAACTTCTACGTCAACCAATCTGAAAAGCACACCTGACACTTGCTTTAGAAGTCCCACCAGTCAAAGGCATCAGGTATAATCATTAAAGCAGGTGATGAACTTACCACTCCCTTCTCCACAACTTCCTTCAGTTTGGAACGAGTCATTTTAGGTTCCTAcgtttaaaacagaaaaccacCATCTGTTCAGCTCCTTTAACTGCAAACTTTACCCCAGCAATTAT of the Gallus gallus isolate bGalGal1 chromosome 25, bGalGal1.mat.broiler.GRCg7b, whole genome shotgun sequence genome contains:
- the GON4L gene encoding GON-4-like protein isoform X2 — encoded protein: MALSLKMLPCKKRRAAAAGPHSPRERSGSGEDGEPPPPQPPPPPPAAASSAVAAAVWRTPAEALPRGGRRPPQEGNEGRPGAAEPCAAPPERGEDAKRLEGGKEGKTPKLHTEVEANVQRDLCLTDNPSAVQESPSRSNLQLAVRSPAAVKLLKSTRPEEQDGEDIERRKRRRKANKRKREGKSQEEERTLSCDIKLDDTLDRTLEDGAKQHNLTVVNVRNILHEVITNEHVVAMMKAAISETEDIPLFEPKMTRSKLKEVVEKGVVIPTWNISPIKKANEVKPPQFVDIPLEEDDSSDEEYQPDDEDEDETAEESLLESDVESTASSPRGAKRSRTRRSSDEEGGALCEVEKVPTPVVRHISAEVVPMGPPPPPKPKQSKDSTFMEKLHAVDEELASSPVCMDSYQPLEDSLIAFRTRSKRPLKDVPLGQLEAELRAPDITPDMYDPNTADDEEWKRWLGGLMNDDVENEDELDDDDDPEYNFLEDLDEPDTEDFRNDRAVRITKKEVNELMEELFETFQDEMGFSNMEDEGPEDEDNVTESRPNFNTPQALRFEEPLANLLNEQHRTVKEQLEQLRMKKSSIKPPQEAEKAKPQNEKPLQSLVLDCAQRKRLQQQMQQHVQLLTQIHLLASSNPALSSEASTTKMFLSELGNFARSSTLLRQSFYPKFQTMFQPCNLKGALQLVEDFHAQVQVDCSPRKAVKKSASDFPCLPKQVAWILATRRVFMYPELLPICSLKANPPRDKIIFTKAEDNLLALGLKHFEGTEFPKPLISKYLLPTKTAHQLTVRIKNLNMNRAPDNIIRHYKKTKQLPVLFKCCDEIQPNEWKPPVEREEHRLPFWLKASLPSIQGELKQLAEDAREVPGSTDEESDFLGTEKETSDTECGEKYPLLMPKGLVLTLKPLANRFSRRAWRRQKSSALKPVLIRPSPCLQPSSNTVNIQKTVKLSQSEAPPGKVMVQIPQLIQPATVVQAVPGVQPLNVPAVVGSGDGLEFQNVLSASHPDSRQGFSGAVPPALVSSSPVTFQPKLMLPDLAGTKIRKPCVRKVYQKKKGTKAAPLIKAPPLIQPSPVILTVPATTVKVVNIGNGCNMIQSINTAVGRGTQAIPVTTLLVNPSTFPCPLNQPLVTSSIPSLIVSPNPVGLSAPSVAESEEQLNLLPSCPAGNNKNSCPVVEPKAEPQELCVPCSAASPKKECSANPTASNNTSQEKVNKSDCCSWTMVKAEENVSEPLSVDLLPHLEDSDKTVKSEAEDSNDAVKEVNPVQKRNLLCVEVKEEFMLGLGQELNMEAACSCANELKEIKKEHALCEEKGGEEERRALQSSPRDEPQREAGAVGGAQACSESPKNHSSSVDVEAEFSSPLGRPEDSSSMDGQSVGTPAGPEAGGEREGQEEEEDDDFDDFTQDEDEEMSSASEESILSVPELQETMEKLTWLATERRLSQEGDSEEENSQEENSEPEEEEEEEGEGMESSQKDDEVCGDVSEEPKSAFTLTNMAPQVEAHRMPPGENMKAPGKSRSSHRARNKRGRARASKDTSKLLLLYDENILERDPLREQKDLAFAQAYLTRVREALQHIPGKNCCMTGHSCSQTLLPFFCQNKLWSVGCLKSSKRLRRAGSSSGSWRSALLKILPTIKRSSKFCRVPWTASPRRLQS